The sequence below is a genomic window from bacterium.
GGCGAATTTTCTATTCGACCCGCTCGGCATCGCCGCCTACGGCTGGAGCATCCCCAGCGACGAAGGAGGACCAGATGAACGACGAGCTGTTTGGCGATCGGCGCAAGGCGAACGAGGAATCCTATTTCGCCAAGCGCGAGGAGGAGCTGCGCGCCGGCCTGCGCGGCCGCGCCGAACGCGAGGCGCGCCGCCGCGCCCTGGCGGAGGCGACCGGAGTCAGCGACGCGTGGATTCTCGACGCCCTGCTGGCGCAGGGCGTCAACGAGCGGTCGGTCGACGGGTTCATCCTGCTACCCCTGGCGGAGGTGGCGTGGGCCGACGGGCAGGTCGACCCCGCCGAACGCGATGCCGCGCTGGCGGCGGCGGCGCGGCACGGCCTGGCAGCGGACGGCCTGGCCCTGTTCGAGACCTGGTTGGCGCACCGGCCGAGCGACGCGCTGGTGGAAACCTGGCGGGCCTTCGTCGCCGCGCGGGCCAGCACCGTCGACCCGCCGCGTCGCGACGGGTGGCGGCGCGAATTGCTCGACGAGGCGCGCGCCGTGGCCCGCGCCTCGGGCGGCATGCTCGGCTTCGGCAGCAAGATCTCCGGCGCCGAGGAGCAGGCGCTGCGCGGCATCCAGGCCGCGCTGTCGTAGCCGGCGCTCGGTGGCAATGACGTTCCCCCGTCATCGCCGGCGTGCCGCCCGTCGCCGGACGCGGGCGCCCCCGCCGGGCGTCCGCGGTCGACGCCCGCCGCCCGTCCGTACTAAGGGGGCGGCATGAAATTCGGAGTGATGTACGCCAACGCCGGCCCGTTCGCCTATCCGCAGATGCTCACGCACCTGGCGCAGACGGCGGAGCGGGTCGGGGTCGAGTCGATGTGGACGATCGAGCACGTGGTCATCCCCGTCGGCTACCAGTCCACCTACCCGTACGATCCCTCGGGCAGGATCCCGGCCCCGGATCAGATACCGATGCCCGATCCGCTGATCGCGCTCGCCTATGCCGCGGCGGTGACGACGACGCTGCGTCTCGCCACCGGCATCCTCATCCTGCCGCAGCGCCACCCGATCTACGTCGCCAAGGAGACGGCGACCCTCGACGTGCTGTGCAACGGCCGCCTGATGCTCGGCATCGGCATTGGCTGGCTGCAGGAGGAGTTCGACGCCCTCGGCATCCCGTTCGCCGAGCGCGCGGCGCGCACGGCCGAGTCGGTGCGCGCCATGCGCTCGCTGT
It includes:
- a CDS encoding LLM class F420-dependent oxidoreductase; translated protein: MKFGVMYANAGPFAYPQMLTHLAQTAERVGVESMWTIEHVVIPVGYQSTYPYDPSGRIPAPDQIPMPDPLIALAYAAAVTTTLRLATGILILPQRHPIYVAKETATLDVLCNGRLMLGIGIGWLQEEFDALGIPFAERAARTAESVRAMRSLWKDAPEPFRGRFFRWEALEMNPKPVQKPGIPIIVGGHTEMAARRAARYGDGFFPGVTDEEKLVWLLGIMREECEKVGRDPAAIEITSGRAVPDVDGGRRLADLGVARFMVPPPAFDPDGVTAGLEKLGELIATVS